A section of the Pseudomonas lini genome encodes:
- the erdR gene encoding response regulator transcription factor ErdR — translation MATYEILIADDHPLFRSALHQALTLGLGPDVRLVEVASIAELETRLDEKADWDLVLLDLNMPGAYGFSGLVLLRGQYPQIPVVMVSAQEEASIMVKSREFGASGFIPKSSDLSVIQKAVRAVLDGDVFWPPQAFEAVSVSAEAKAASEGLASLTPQQFRVLTMVCEGLLNKQIAYELSVSEATIKAHVTAIFRKLNVRTRTQAALLLQQLESISSH, via the coding sequence ATGGCCACATACGAAATCCTGATTGCCGATGACCACCCTCTTTTTCGTAGCGCCCTGCATCAAGCGTTGACCCTGGGTCTGGGCCCGGATGTCCGTCTGGTGGAAGTGGCGAGCATTGCCGAGCTGGAAACCCGCCTGGACGAAAAGGCCGACTGGGATCTGGTATTGCTGGACCTGAACATGCCGGGGGCATACGGTTTTTCCGGGTTGGTGCTGTTGCGTGGGCAGTACCCGCAGATTCCGGTGGTGATGGTGTCGGCTCAGGAAGAAGCGTCGATCATGGTGAAATCCCGTGAATTCGGCGCCAGCGGTTTCATTCCCAAGTCCAGTGATTTGAGCGTCATTCAGAAAGCCGTACGCGCGGTGCTCGATGGCGACGTTTTCTGGCCGCCCCAGGCCTTCGAAGCGGTCAGCGTTTCCGCCGAAGCCAAAGCTGCCAGCGAAGGCCTTGCCAGCCTGACACCTCAGCAGTTCCGTGTGTTGACCATGGTCTGTGAAGGTTTGCTGAACAAGCAGATTGCTTACGAGTTGAGTGTTTCCGAAGCGACGATCAAGGCCCACGTCACGGCCATTTTCCGCAAGCTGAATGTGCGGACCCGGACTCAGGCAGCGCTGCTCTTGCAACAACTTGAGTCAATTTCGAGCCACTAA
- the fpr gene encoding ferredoxin-NADP reductase: MSNMNHERVLSVHHWNDTLFSFKCTRDPGLRFENGQFVMIGLQQPNGRPLMRAYSIASPNWEEHLEFFSIKVPDGPLTSQLQHLKEGDEIIISKKPTGTLVLDDLKPGKHLYLLSTGTGLAPFMSVIQDPETYERFEKVILCHGVRYVNEVAYREFITEHLPQNEFFGEALRDKLIYYPTVTREPFENEGRLTDLMRSGKLFSDIGLPPINPQDDRAMLCGSPSMLDETSEVLNSFGLKVSPRMREPGDYLIERAFVEK; encoded by the coding sequence ATGAGCAACATGAACCACGAGCGTGTCCTCAGTGTTCACCACTGGAACGACACTCTGTTCAGCTTCAAGTGCACCCGCGATCCGGGCCTGCGCTTCGAGAACGGTCAGTTCGTGATGATCGGCCTGCAACAGCCCAACGGCCGCCCGCTTATGCGTGCTTACTCGATTGCCAGCCCGAACTGGGAAGAGCATCTCGAGTTCTTCAGCATCAAGGTGCCTGATGGCCCGCTGACTTCCCAGCTGCAGCATCTGAAGGAAGGCGACGAGATCATCATCAGCAAGAAGCCTACCGGCACGTTGGTGCTGGATGACTTGAAGCCTGGCAAACATTTGTACCTGCTCAGCACCGGTACCGGTCTGGCGCCGTTCATGAGCGTCATCCAGGACCCGGAAACCTACGAGCGTTTCGAAAAAGTGATCCTGTGCCACGGCGTGCGTTACGTCAATGAAGTCGCTTACCGCGAGTTCATCACCGAGCACTTGCCGCAGAACGAGTTCTTCGGCGAGGCGCTGCGTGACAAGTTGATCTACTACCCGACCGTGACCCGCGAGCCGTTCGAGAACGAAGGCCGCCTGACCGACCTGATGCGCAGCGGCAAGCTGTTCAGCGACATCGGTTTGCCACCGATCAACCCGCAGGATGACCGCGCCATGCTGTGCGGCAGCCCGAGCATGCTCGACGAGACCAGCGAAGTGTTGAACAGCTTCGGCCTGAAAGTTTCGCCGCGGATGCGCGAGCCGGGTGATTACCTGATCGAGCGTGCGTTCGTCGAGAAGTAA
- a CDS encoding LysR family transcriptional regulator, with the protein MRFTLRQLQVFVAVAQQESVSRAALTLNLSQSAASTSITELERQCSCQLFDRAGKRLSLNALGKQLLPQAVALLDQAKEIEDLLNGKSGFGSLAVGATLTIGNYLATLLIGSFMQRHPESQVKLHVQNTANIVQQVAHYEIDLGLIEGDCSHPDIEVQSWVEDELVVFCAPQHPLAKRGIATMEELSHEAWILREQGSGTRLTFDQAMRHHRSALNIRLELEHTEAIKRAVESGLGIGCISRLALRDAFRRGSLVPVETPDLDLARQFYFIWHKQKYQTSAMREFLELCRAFTAGVQRSDEIVLPTIA; encoded by the coding sequence ATGCGATTTACTCTCCGTCAACTTCAAGTATTCGTCGCCGTCGCCCAGCAGGAAAGCGTATCCCGTGCTGCATTGACGCTCAACCTCTCACAATCGGCGGCGAGCACCTCAATCACCGAGCTAGAGCGCCAGTGCAGCTGTCAGCTGTTCGATCGCGCCGGCAAACGGCTGAGCCTCAACGCCCTCGGCAAACAGCTGTTGCCGCAGGCGGTGGCCCTGCTCGATCAGGCCAAGGAGATCGAAGACTTGCTCAACGGCAAGTCCGGTTTCGGCTCTTTGGCGGTCGGCGCGACCCTGACCATCGGCAATTACCTGGCAACCCTGCTGATCGGCAGCTTCATGCAGCGCCATCCGGAAAGCCAAGTGAAGCTGCACGTGCAGAACACTGCCAACATCGTGCAACAAGTCGCGCATTATGAAATTGATCTGGGTCTAATCGAAGGCGACTGCAGCCATCCGGACATCGAAGTGCAGAGTTGGGTCGAAGATGAGCTGGTGGTGTTCTGTGCGCCTCAGCATCCGCTAGCCAAACGTGGCATCGCGACCATGGAGGAGCTGAGTCATGAGGCGTGGATTCTCCGCGAACAAGGTTCGGGCACACGGCTGACGTTCGACCAGGCCATGCGACACCATCGCAGCGCGCTGAACATTCGCCTGGAGCTGGAACACACCGAAGCGATCAAGCGCGCGGTGGAATCAGGCTTGGGGATTGGCTGCATTTCGCGCCTGGCGCTGCGCGATGCGTTCCGCCGCGGCAGCCTGGTGCCGGTAGAAACACCGGATCTGGACTTGGCGCGGCAGTTCTATTTCATCTGGCACAAACAGAAATATCAGACATCGGCGATGCGCGAATTCCTCGAACTGTGCCGCGCGTTCACCGCCGGGGTTCAGCGCAGCGACGAGATCGTCCTGCCCACCATCGCTTAA
- a CDS encoding DUF1456 family protein, producing the protein MIHNDVLRSVRYMLDISDKKVIEIIKLGGMDVSMEDLLTYLDKKEEDEEGFVRCPDEVMAHFLDGLVIFKRGKDESRPPQPIEVPVTNNIILKKLRVAFELKEDDMHAILKAAEFPVSKPELSALFRKFGHTNYRTCGDQLLRNFLKGLTLRVRPQ; encoded by the coding sequence ATGATTCATAACGACGTACTGCGCAGCGTGCGCTACATGCTCGACATCAGCGACAAGAAAGTCATCGAGATCATCAAGCTCGGCGGCATGGACGTGTCCATGGAAGACCTGCTGACGTACCTCGACAAGAAAGAGGAAGACGAGGAAGGCTTCGTACGCTGCCCGGACGAGGTCATGGCGCATTTCCTCGATGGCCTGGTGATCTTCAAGCGTGGCAAGGATGAAAGCCGTCCGCCGCAGCCGATCGAAGTGCCGGTGACCAACAACATCATCCTGAAGAAGCTGCGTGTGGCCTTCGAGCTGAAAGAGGACGACATGCACGCGATCCTCAAGGCGGCCGAGTTCCCGGTGTCCAAGCCTGAGCTGAGCGCGCTGTTCCGCAAGTTCGGCCACACCAACTACCGCACCTGCGGCGACCAGTTGCTGCGCAACTTCCTCAAGGGCCTGACCCTGCGCGTTCGCCCGCAGTAA
- a CDS encoding SDR family oxidoreductase: MHPYFSLQGRTALVTGGTRGIGKMIAKAYVEAGATVYVCARDADACQQTAFELSAFGVCHAVAANLAHEEGVQQLAAHLSEQIGQLDILVNNAGTTWGAPLESYPVKGWEKVMQLNVTSVFNCIQQFLPLLRKAGSEANPARIINIGSVAGISSFGEQAYAYGPSKAALHQLSRILARELVSQHINVNVIAPGRFPSKMTQHIGNDEQALADDTALIPMKRWGREEEMAALAISMASTAGAYMTGNIIPLDGGFSL; the protein is encoded by the coding sequence ATGCATCCCTACTTTTCCCTGCAAGGCCGCACCGCTCTGGTGACCGGCGGCACCCGTGGTATCGGCAAAATGATCGCCAAGGCTTATGTCGAGGCTGGCGCCACTGTGTACGTGTGTGCCCGCGATGCCGACGCCTGCCAGCAAACTGCCTTTGAGCTGAGTGCCTTCGGGGTTTGTCACGCGGTAGCTGCCAACCTGGCCCATGAAGAAGGCGTCCAGCAATTGGCTGCGCACCTGAGTGAGCAGATCGGTCAGCTGGATATTCTGGTGAACAACGCCGGCACCACTTGGGGTGCGCCGCTGGAAAGTTACCCCGTCAAGGGCTGGGAAAAGGTCATGCAGCTCAACGTGACCTCGGTGTTCAACTGCATCCAGCAATTTCTGCCGCTGCTGCGCAAGGCCGGGTCCGAAGCGAATCCGGCGCGGATCATCAATATTGGTTCGGTGGCCGGGATTTCGTCCTTTGGCGAACAGGCCTATGCGTACGGCCCGAGCAAGGCAGCCCTGCATCAACTGTCGCGAATTCTGGCGCGGGAACTGGTGAGCCAGCACATCAACGTCAATGTGATCGCGCCGGGGCGTTTTCCGAGCAAGATGACTCAGCATATTGGCAATGATGAGCAGGCGTTGGCGGACGATACGGCGTTGATTCCGATGAAGCGTTGGGGGCGGGAGGAAGAGATGGCTGCCTTGGCGATCAGTATGGCGAGTACGGCCGGGGCGTATATGACCGGGAATATTATTCCTTTGGATGGTGGGTTTAGTCTCTGA
- a CDS encoding diacylglycerol kinase has translation MSPFKGQTGLKRILNASGYSLDGLRAAFTGEAAFRQLVLLNVILIPLSFFLSVSRVEQALLIAVCLLALIVELLNSAVEAAIDRISLELHPLSKNAKDMGSAAQFVALSMIALVWAVILL, from the coding sequence ATGTCACCTTTCAAAGGCCAGACCGGCCTCAAACGCATCCTCAACGCCTCCGGCTACTCACTGGATGGCCTGCGCGCGGCTTTCACCGGTGAAGCGGCTTTCCGGCAACTGGTGCTGCTTAACGTCATCCTGATACCGCTGTCGTTTTTCCTGAGCGTCAGCCGCGTCGAGCAGGCGCTGCTGATTGCAGTCTGCCTGTTGGCCTTGATCGTCGAGTTGCTCAATTCGGCGGTGGAAGCGGCCATCGACCGCATTTCCCTTGAGTTGCATCCACTGTCCAAGAACGCCAAGGACATGGGCAGCGCTGCTCAATTCGTGGCGTTGAGCATGATCGCGCTGGTGTGGGCAGTGATCCTGCTTTAA
- the tsaA gene encoding tRNA (N6-threonylcarbamoyladenosine(37)-N6)-methyltransferase TrmO: protein MTYSVSPIGFVRSCFKEKFAIPRQPQLAPAARGVLELVAPFDQGDAVQGLEQVSHVWLLFLFHQALEEKPRLKVRPPRLGGNKSMGVFATRATHRPNGIGQSVVKLDKVEANRLWISGIDLLDGTPILDIKPYVPYADIIDTASNSIASAPPLLIPVQWTDSALQQAHDHAQRLDEPLVELIEQCLAQDPRPAYQIPAPEREYGAQFWDVDVRWHYPTPDLIRVLEVIPVSNT from the coding sequence ATGACCTACAGCGTTTCCCCCATCGGCTTCGTGCGCTCCTGTTTCAAGGAGAAGTTCGCCATTCCGCGCCAGCCACAACTGGCCCCGGCCGCTCGAGGCGTGCTGGAACTGGTGGCGCCGTTCGATCAGGGTGATGCGGTGCAGGGACTGGAGCAGGTCAGCCATGTCTGGCTGCTGTTCCTGTTCCATCAGGCCCTGGAAGAAAAGCCACGCCTGAAAGTCCGCCCTCCGCGTCTGGGTGGCAATAAATCCATGGGCGTATTTGCCACTCGGGCGACGCACCGACCCAATGGCATCGGTCAATCGGTGGTCAAACTGGACAAAGTCGAAGCCAATCGGCTGTGGATCTCCGGCATCGACCTACTCGACGGCACGCCGATTCTCGACATCAAACCTTACGTGCCTTACGCGGACATCATCGACACGGCGTCCAACAGCATCGCCAGCGCCCCGCCACTGCTGATTCCCGTGCAGTGGACAGACTCAGCACTGCAACAGGCTCACGACCACGCTCAGCGGCTAGATGAGCCCTTGGTCGAGTTGATCGAGCAATGCCTGGCACAAGACCCACGCCCGGCGTATCAGATTCCTGCACCGGAAAGGGAATACGGCGCGCAGTTCTGGGATGTGGACGTGCGCTGGCATTACCCCACGCCCGACCTGATCCGCGTCCTCGAAGTCATTCCCGTCTCCAACACGTAG